A portion of the Scleropages formosus chromosome 15, fSclFor1.1, whole genome shotgun sequence genome contains these proteins:
- the akt1 gene encoding RAC-alpha serine/threonine-protein kinase — translation MQAIMTDVVIVKEGWLHKRGEYIKTWRPRYFLLKSDGTFIGYKERPQDVDQLETPLNNFSVAQCQLMKTERPRPNTFIIRCLQWTTVIERTFHVETPEEREEWTKAIQTVADSLQRQEEEMMDSSPDPMDVEVYLTKPRLKVTMHDFEYLKLLGKGTFGKVILVKEKATGRYYAMKILKKEVIVAKDEVAHTLTENRVLQNSKHPFLTGLKYSFQTHDRLCFVMEYANGGELFFHLSRDRVFSEERARFYGAEIVSALDYLHSERNVVYRDLKLENLMLDKDGHIKITDFGLCKEGITDGATMKTFCGTPEYLAPEVLEDNDYGRAVDWWGLGVVMYEMMCGRLPFYNQDHEKLFELILMEEIRFPRTLGPEAKSLLSGLLKKDPKQRLGGGPDDAKEIMQHKFFAGIVWQDVYEKKLIPPFKPQVTSETDTRYFDEEFTGQTITITPPGQDESMESFDSERRPHFPQFSYSASGTA, via the exons GAGAGTATATCAAGACCTGGAGGCCAAGATACTTCTTGCTGAAGAGTGACGGTACATTCATTGGATACAAGGAGAGACCACAAGATGTGGACCAGCTGGAAACGCCTTTGAATAACTTCTCTGTAGCCC AGTGCCAGCTGATGAAGACGGAGCGACCCAGGCCCAACACATTCATCATCCGCTGCCTGCAGTGGACCACTGTCATTGAACGCACCTTCCACGTAGAGACCCCTGAGGAGAG GGAGGAATGGACAAAAGCCATCCAGACCGTTGCCGACAGCCTgcagaggcaggaggaggagatgatGGACTCCTCACCGGACCCCATGGACGTGGAGGTGTACTTGACCAAACCCCGACTCAAAGTG ACTATGCACGATTTTGAATACCTCAAGCTCCTGGGAAAAGGCACTTTCGGCAAAGTCATCCTGGTGAAGGAGAAGGCTACAGGACGATACTATGCCATGAAAATCTTGAAAAAGGAAGTGATAGTGGCAAAA GATGAAgtagcacacacactcactgagaACCGAGTGCTACAGAACTCCAAGCACCCATTCTTGACG ggATTGAAGTACTCCTTCCAGACACATGACCGGTTGTGTTTTGTCATGGAGTATGCCAACGGTGGCGAG CTTTTTTTTCACCTCTCTCGTGACCGCGTCTTCTCAGAAGAGCGTGCCCGTTTCTATGGGGCAGAAATTGTGTCAGCGCTGGACTATCTGCACTCGGAGCGTAATGTGGTCTACAGAGACCTGAAG CTGGAAAATCTTATGCTGGACAAGGATGGACATATTAAGATCACAGACTTTGGCCTGTGCAAGGAGGGGATTACGGATGGGGCTACCATGAAAACGTTCTGTGGAACCCCAGAGTATCTGGCACCAGAG GTGCTGGAGGACAATGACTATGGCCGGGCAGTGGACTGGTGGGGCCTGGGTGTGGTCATGTACGAGATGATGTGCGGCCGACTGCCCTTTTACAATCAGGATCACGAGAAGCTGTTTGAGCTCATCCTTATGGAGGAGATCCGTTTCCCTCGAACCCTGGGCCCTGAGGCTAAGTCTCTGCTCTCTGGACTGCTGAAGAAGGATCCCAAACAGCG GTTAGGAGGAGGGCCAGATGATGCCAAGGAGATCATGCAGCACAAGTTTTTTGCAGGCATTGTCTGGCAGGATGTTTATGAGAAGAAG CTGATCCCACCCTTTAAGCCCCAGGTCACCTCGGAAACGGACACACGGTATTTCGATGAGGAGTTCACAGGGCAGACAATTACCATCACGCCCCCAGGACAAG ATGAGAGCATGGAGTCTTTCGACAGCGAAAGGAGACCCCACTTCCCGCAGTTCTCCTATTCTGCCAGTGGGACAGCCTAA